One Polaribacter sp. KT25b DNA segment encodes these proteins:
- a CDS encoding porin family protein: protein MIKKLWIACFAIVFASTINAQDVKIGFKLGMNVASVNGNDANNLDSRTGFVFGATAEVPLSEKFSIQPELLYSAQGAQQRDNFKYDLNYVLLPIMAKYYIANGFTVEAGPQFAFLVKDQLVPIDQNNGGSKENTNSENFDLAANLGLGYQFQSGIFFQTRYNLGLIAITENPDIKNGVFQMTLGYQF, encoded by the coding sequence ATGATTAAAAAATTATGGATTGCTTGTTTTGCAATTGTTTTTGCAAGTACAATAAATGCTCAAGATGTAAAAATCGGATTTAAATTAGGAATGAATGTAGCTTCTGTAAATGGTAACGATGCTAATAATCTTGATTCTAGAACTGGATTTGTTTTTGGAGCAACGGCAGAAGTTCCTTTGTCAGAAAAATTTTCTATTCAACCAGAATTATTGTATTCGGCACAAGGTGCACAACAAAGAGATAATTTTAAATACGATTTAAACTATGTTTTACTTCCAATAATGGCAAAATATTATATTGCAAACGGATTTACTGTAGAAGCCGGCCCGCAATTTGCTTTTTTAGTAAAAGATCAATTGGTACCAATAGATCAAAATAATGGAGGGTCAAAAGAAAATACAAATTCAGAAAACTTTGACCTTGCCGCAAATTTAGGTTTAGGTTACCAGTTTCAAAGTGGTATCTTTTTTCAAACAAGATATAATTTAGGATTAATTGCAATTACCGAAAATCCGGATATTAAAAATGGTGTTTTTCAAATGACTTTAGGATATCAGTTTTAA